A portion of the Bdellovibrionales bacterium genome contains these proteins:
- a CDS encoding tRNA (adenine(22)-N(1))-methyltransferase TrmK: MENLKERTDVRKLSLSKRLERIYQLLDPSYEVWDLCCDHGLVGRRCLMSGRFPGVIFVDKSELAVGPLRNLLNKYQYDLLSVGAALQLRVGDMLKMAMPSERANIVISGVGAHLIVKFLSRLGPVKHINLVLGPNKSPEMVRSELKRRGWSIRTDEEIIERGRKRWIMQAQIV; the protein is encoded by the coding sequence GTGGAGAACTTGAAGGAGAGGACGGACGTCAGGAAGCTGTCGCTCAGCAAACGATTGGAGAGAATTTATCAATTGTTGGATCCTTCCTATGAAGTATGGGACCTTTGTTGTGACCACGGATTGGTAGGGAGAAGATGTTTGATGTCGGGACGGTTTCCCGGTGTGATATTTGTTGATAAGTCAGAACTTGCGGTAGGTCCGTTGAGAAATTTGTTGAACAAATATCAGTATGACTTGCTGAGTGTTGGAGCCGCCCTTCAACTGAGGGTTGGCGATATGTTAAAAATGGCAATGCCATCAGAGCGAGCAAATATTGTGATATCCGGGGTCGGCGCTCATCTCATTGTTAAATTTTTGTCGCGTTTGGGACCGGTTAAACATATAAATTTGGTATTAGGGCCGAACAAATCACCTGAAATGGTTCGTAGCGAGCTGAAGAGGCGAGGCTGGTCCATCCGTACTGATGAGGAAATCATTGAAAGGGGACGAAAACGTTGGATCATGCAGGCACAAATTGTTTAA
- a CDS encoding serine hydrolase, with the protein MNGSLFVLTVILLHFLLSCHSVREEQDEGWLKHRRGGHTKVARVDSQKFKDELTALLVDQMGKEKRTGVGLFLFRRDGQLIFAKALGHIESPSGQRPFSGTDLIPAGSSSVWVSTVVLLRLVDKGDLKLSSTTGSVLGWAGDAGKISLRGLLSMTSGLPGRIENFNCFGRSDRTLQGCAVEVKKNLYEEKIPLRKEGEAFSYGPSHIQIAMAMAERAAEKKWKEIVKSELILPLDLERETTYFTDPIDREGEINPSGFEGLVINMMDFVRILKALIAERNGFISDTLVDKMMSDQFSTSTLVDASPMKTLLGKNYHFGLGNWIECEPGGKEGCSTLNARSCPGVFGWYPFVDFSRGYYGVLAALEGHDRLQKQAEPALRSWRILNEVRVFLQQWNF; encoded by the coding sequence TTGAATGGATCTCTTTTTGTCTTAACAGTAATATTGCTTCATTTTCTATTATCTTGTCATTCTGTGCGAGAGGAACAAGACGAAGGATGGCTTAAACATCGTCGCGGAGGACACACTAAAGTAGCTCGAGTGGATAGTCAGAAATTCAAAGATGAATTGACCGCTCTTCTCGTGGATCAAATGGGTAAAGAAAAACGAACAGGTGTGGGTTTGTTTTTGTTTCGTCGAGATGGGCAGCTGATATTTGCAAAAGCTCTCGGTCACATTGAGAGCCCGAGCGGGCAGCGACCTTTCTCTGGCACCGATTTGATTCCGGCTGGGTCATCTTCTGTTTGGGTTTCAACGGTTGTTCTTTTGAGGTTAGTGGATAAGGGAGATTTGAAGCTCAGCAGCACGACGGGATCTGTCTTGGGGTGGGCCGGTGATGCGGGAAAGATTTCGCTTCGGGGCTTGTTGAGTATGACATCAGGATTGCCAGGGAGAATCGAGAATTTTAATTGCTTTGGCCGTTCTGATCGCACCCTCCAAGGCTGCGCAGTGGAAGTTAAGAAGAATCTCTATGAGGAAAAAATTCCATTGCGCAAAGAGGGAGAGGCCTTTTCTTATGGCCCCTCTCATATCCAGATTGCAATGGCCATGGCTGAAAGGGCCGCGGAGAAAAAATGGAAGGAAATAGTGAAAAGTGAGCTGATATTGCCATTGGATTTGGAGCGGGAGACAACCTATTTCACTGATCCAATCGATCGTGAGGGTGAAATAAACCCGTCCGGATTTGAGGGGTTGGTGATCAACATGATGGACTTTGTTCGAATACTTAAAGCACTCATTGCCGAGAGAAATGGTTTTATTTCGGATACCTTAGTGGATAAAATGATGTCAGACCAGTTTTCAACATCCACGTTGGTGGACGCATCGCCAATGAAGACTCTCTTGGGAAAGAATTATCATTTTGGTCTGGGCAATTGGATTGAATGCGAACCTGGTGGCAAAGAGGGCTGCTCAACTCTGAATGCTCGTTCGTGTCCGGGGGTTTTTGGATGGTATCCATTTGTTGATTTTAGTAGGGGCTACTACGGGGTATTAGCGGCTTTAGAAGGCCACGATCGTTTACAGAAACAGGCAGAGCCTGCTTTAAGATCGTGGCGAATATTAAATGAGGTGAGAGTTTTTTTGCAGCAATGGAATTTTTAA
- a CDS encoding ATP-grasp domain-containing protein, translating into MKRLRVLVLVHEDLVPPEKVPVGQDLDDVSWKTEYNVREGLVEAGHEVSLLGVRDDTHVIRQTIQSFSPHIIFNLLEEFAGQATFDQHVVSYLEMLGVSYTGCNPRGLIIARSKDLAKKLMRFHRIPTPDFLVFSKSGPHHLPKKLQYPLFVKSLTEEASMGITQDSVVWNEANLRERISYFSEKVDSDVIVESYIDGREFYVGVIGNKRLQVFPLWELTFKNTSERVPKVATRRVKWDSRYRKKFGIDTGLAQDLNQSLLIRMQKVAKRTYSALGLSGYARIDMRMDAEGNIYVIEANPNPDIGNGEDFAASAVAYGLSYTILIDKILSLGLTWKPVGT; encoded by the coding sequence ATGAAAAGATTAAGGGTTCTTGTGCTCGTCCATGAAGACCTTGTTCCTCCGGAGAAGGTTCCAGTTGGCCAGGATTTGGACGATGTTTCTTGGAAGACAGAATATAATGTTCGAGAGGGCCTCGTTGAAGCGGGTCACGAAGTCAGTCTTCTTGGCGTCAGAGATGATACCCATGTGATTCGTCAGACAATTCAGAGTTTTTCGCCTCATATCATTTTCAATCTTCTTGAGGAATTTGCGGGACAGGCGACTTTTGATCAGCATGTGGTGAGTTACCTTGAAATGTTAGGTGTTAGTTATACGGGGTGCAATCCGCGTGGATTGATTATCGCAAGGAGCAAGGATTTAGCAAAAAAATTAATGAGATTTCATCGGATTCCAACCCCTGATTTTTTGGTTTTTTCAAAATCGGGCCCCCATCACCTCCCTAAAAAGTTGCAATATCCGTTGTTTGTTAAATCGCTGACCGAAGAGGCCAGTATGGGAATCACTCAGGATAGCGTTGTTTGGAATGAGGCGAATTTACGAGAGAGAATATCCTATTTTTCAGAAAAAGTAGATTCGGATGTCATCGTAGAATCTTATATAGACGGAAGAGAATTTTATGTAGGAGTCATTGGTAATAAACGACTTCAAGTCTTCCCGCTATGGGAACTTACTTTTAAGAACACTTCAGAACGAGTGCCAAAGGTGGCGACCCGCAGGGTAAAGTGGGACTCTCGATATCGCAAAAAATTTGGAATAGATACTGGACTTGCTCAAGACCTAAATCAGTCTTTGTTGATCCGCATGCAAAAAGTGGCAAAGAGAACATATTCGGCTTTGGGATTGAGTGGCTATGCTCGAATCGATATGCGCATGGACGCCGAAGGCAATATTTATGTCATTGAAGCCAATCCAAATCCGGATATTGGAAACGGGGAGGACTTTGCGGCATCAGCAGTTGCCTATGGCCTCAGCTACACGATTCTTATTGATAAAATTCTTTCATTAGGATTGACCTGGAAACCAGTAGGAACTTAA
- a CDS encoding putative zinc-binding metallopeptidase, with product MKGRQVKSGVQGSDQELLNRPLRSFQLSLEMPNLVRGIRTLRSELQRKGLVFAPHFWIGEEWFCPDYIPGISIPFYLLDSRLLELEKRFIGFAEGEKPLDLLRVLRHETGHALENAYRLRKDRLRIEVFGSSQTPYPRSYLPQPYSRRFVRHLANNYAQSHPDEDFAETFAVWLDPTSNWRTRYSGWSALKKVQAMDAIMTSIKGRRPLNRLKSTYEPLHRSQLTLGQYFMKKRRQLGLDNVIDLDEKLSTAFGRSCFSGPKVDQFIMENRSYLCGQVAEGLGEYKYRVNQVIRRLTHRARELGLRVAPDQKIGPILDIVTAQALDDFAGKRHHIIL from the coding sequence GTGAAGGGTCGGCAGGTGAAAAGTGGAGTTCAAGGTTCAGATCAAGAGCTATTGAACAGGCCCTTAAGGTCCTTTCAGTTGAGCCTGGAGATGCCAAACCTTGTTCGTGGTATCAGAACTCTTCGTAGTGAATTGCAAAGAAAGGGTTTGGTATTTGCTCCTCATTTTTGGATTGGAGAAGAGTGGTTTTGTCCCGATTATATTCCGGGAATTTCAATTCCATTCTATCTATTAGATTCTCGATTATTGGAATTAGAAAAGAGATTTATCGGATTTGCGGAGGGAGAAAAGCCGTTGGATCTTCTGAGGGTATTGCGGCATGAAACAGGGCACGCCCTTGAGAATGCCTACCGGCTCCGCAAGGATCGATTGAGAATTGAGGTCTTTGGCTCTTCTCAGACCCCCTATCCTCGCTCTTATTTGCCTCAGCCATATAGTCGGAGATTTGTCCGGCATTTGGCAAATAACTATGCCCAAAGTCATCCAGACGAGGACTTTGCAGAAACCTTTGCGGTCTGGCTAGACCCGACTTCAAACTGGAGAACCAGATACAGCGGATGGTCTGCTCTCAAAAAAGTTCAAGCGATGGACGCAATAATGACCAGCATCAAGGGACGGAGGCCGTTAAATCGATTAAAGAGCACCTATGAACCCCTTCATCGCAGCCAGCTTACCTTGGGTCAGTATTTTATGAAGAAGCGACGCCAACTGGGTCTTGATAATGTCATCGATCTCGACGAGAAATTATCTACTGCATTTGGCCGCTCATGTTTTAGTGGACCAAAGGTGGACCAATTCATCATGGAAAATCGATCCTATCTTTGCGGTCAGGTGGCTGAAGGATTGGGAGAATACAAATATCGGGTGAATCAAGTCATTCGGCGGTTGACCCATCGTGCGAGAGAACTTGGTTTGAGGGTTGCTCCAGATCAAAAAATAGGTCCTATTCTGGACATTGTGACGGCTCAGGCTCTTGATGACTTTGCAGGAAAGCGGCACCATATAATTCTATGA